AAGCGTTCGGGCGACAAGGTGATGATCGTGGACGCCAAGGGCGGTTCCTCGACCGTGACGATCTCCAACGTCAACCAGTCGAACGGCGTCATCCACGTGGTCGACACCGTGCTGATGCCGGCGTCCTGAGCCCGGCCCGCTGCCGTCTGGTCCCCCGCGGGACACGGTCCCGGACGGGGGCGCGCAGGGAAGCGAGCCGGTCGCAACCGGCTCGCTTTTTTGTGACCGCAAAAGAACCCGCGGCATGAATGTCGGGGCATGGGGTTTGAGTAACGAAACCACCTTTTGCGGCGTATAATCGCCAAAGCAGTCGAGAACGGAGCCGCCATGTCCAGCCTTGCAGCCGCCGAAAGCCACGCCACGCGCGAGCCGGCCAGGGTGATTCAGCCCGCCTGGGTGCGGACCATGCACTGGATCAACGCGTTCGCGATGATCCTGATGATCATGTCGGGCTGGCAGATCTACAACGCCTCGCCGCTGTTTGATTTCCGCTTCTCGTCCAACATCACGCTCGGCGGCTGGCTCGGCGGCGCGCTGCTCTGGCATTTCGCCGCGATGTGGCTGCTCGTGATCAACGGCCTCGTATATTTCATCGTGGGGCTGGCCACCGGCCGCTTCCGCAGAAAACTGCTGCCGATCACGCCTGGCGGCGTGCTGTCCGATCTGAAGGCCGCGCTGACCTTCAAGCTGTCGCATGACGACCTTGCGAAGTATAATTACGTGCAGAAGGTGCTCTATGCCGGCATCCTGCTGGTCGGCGTCGTCATCGTGCTGTCGGGCCTGTCGATGTGGAAGCCGGTGCAGCTCCATTGGCTGGTGTCGCTGTTCGGCGGCTACGACGTGGCACGCTTCGTCCATTTCGTCTGCATGTCGCTGATCGTCGCGTTCCTGATCGTCCATGTCGTGCTGGCGCTGCTCGTGCCCAGGAGCCTGCGCGCGATGATCATCGGCCGCTGACCGAAACCGAGGATATCCATCATGGCCCGCAAGCGTTCCCTCCTCATTCCCGGTGTCGACAAGCGCCTCCTTATCAAGGATGCGATCAAGGTGATGCCGGACCTGTCGCGCCGGCGCTTCCTCACGGGCGGCGCGAGCCTTGGCGCGCTGACCCTGCTCGCGGGCTGCGACGTGGTCGATTCCTCTTCCGCCGAGGAGGTGCTGAAGAAAGTCTCGAAATTCAACGACGCGGTGCAGGCCTGGATGTTCAATCCCGACGCGCTGGCGCCGGAATTCCCGGAGAGCGCGATCACCAGGCCGTTCCCGTTCAACGCCTATTACGATCTCGACGATGCGCCTGAAATCGACGGCAAAGACTGGAAGCTCGAGGTGCGCGGCCTCGTCGACAACAAGAAGTCCTGGACGCTGGAGGAGCTCTACAAGCTGCCGCAGGTCAAGCAGGTCACGCGCCACATCTGCGTCGAGGGCTGGAGCGCGATCGGAAGCTGGACCGGCACGCCGCTGCGCGATTTCCTGAAGCTGATAGGCGCCGACACTCGCGCCAATTATGTCTGGTTCCAGTGCGCCGACCGCGAGGGTTACAACTCGCCGCTCGACATGCGCACGGCGCTGCATCCGCAGACCCAGATGACGTTCAAGTTCGCCGACGATATCCTGCCGCGCGCCTACGGCTATCCGATGAAGATCCGCGTGCCGACCAAGCTCGGCTTCAAGAATCCGAAATATGTGATCTCGATGGAGGTCACCAACGACTACAAGGGCGGCTACTGGGAAGACCAGGGCTACAACTCGTTCAGCGGA
This genomic interval from Bradyrhizobium sp. NP1 contains the following:
- a CDS encoding cytochrome b/b6 domain-containing protein, yielding MSSLAAAESHATREPARVIQPAWVRTMHWINAFAMILMIMSGWQIYNASPLFDFRFSSNITLGGWLGGALLWHFAAMWLLVINGLVYFIVGLATGRFRRKLLPITPGGVLSDLKAALTFKLSHDDLAKYNYVQKVLYAGILLVGVVIVLSGLSMWKPVQLHWLVSLFGGYDVARFVHFVCMSLIVAFLIVHVVLALLVPRSLRAMIIGR
- a CDS encoding molybdopterin-dependent oxidoreductase, with protein sequence MARKRSLLIPGVDKRLLIKDAIKVMPDLSRRRFLTGGASLGALTLLAGCDVVDSSSAEEVLKKVSKFNDAVQAWMFNPDALAPEFPESAITRPFPFNAYYDLDDAPEIDGKDWKLEVRGLVDNKKSWTLEELYKLPQVKQVTRHICVEGWSAIGSWTGTPLRDFLKLIGADTRANYVWFQCADREGYNSPLDMRTALHPQTQMTFKFADDILPRAYGYPMKIRVPTKLGFKNPKYVISMEVTNDYKGGYWEDQGYNSFSGN